DNA from Gemmatimonas sp.:
TCCTCGGCCATGACCTCGTCGAGATGTTGATGCGGATCGGGGATCGCCGTTTGTTCGCCGGTGGGTTCGAAGCCACGCTCCTCGTGTACCTCGGCGAGGCCTTGCACGTCGGGCCGCCAGGTGACGTCCAACGGATGTACCGCGGGATCGACCACCACGTCAGCGGACTCCAACTCGTCGACGGTCAGCCCTTCGAGTGGCGTGGCACCAAAATCCGCGAAGTCGCCGGCGGCCTCCAGTCCGGCGAGTCGCTCTACAACAACCGGCTCCTCAACCGGCTCCTCGGTCGACGCTTTCGCAGGCTCTTCCACCGGTGCTGCTGCCGACATCGACGGATCAAAGATCATAAACGCTTCGAGGGCCGGACCGACCGACGTCTCCGCCTCAGGCGCGACGACGGGCGTAGCGACGGGCGTAGCGATAGGCGCTTCGACCGTGAAGGCCGGTACAATCGCCAGCGGCGGCGGCGTCGGCATGCGCGTCTGCCGCACCGGCGTGCGACGTGCAACCGGCGCGCCGTAGTCGACTTCGAGAAAGATCAGATCCTGGGACTTGTCTCGACTCACCGAAGGCGCCACCTCGTCGCTGAGCGCCATCGAGGCGCTGGACGGTGTGCGCCGCCGCGGGAGCACGATGCCAGCCCGATCGGCATGCTCGTCGACGAGACGCCGCACCTCGGTGAGCTCGGGCATGAGATCGGCGACCTCGGCGAGGGCACGCATTCCCTCGTCCACGCGCTCTTCCTGCTGCATGCGCGTCGCGTACTCGAGGAAATTCCTGGTGGCGTCGCCCCGCAGTCCCTTCCGCGCGCAGATGCGTCCTAGCGTGAAGTAGACATTGGCGCGACCCGGCGCATTGCGCAGGATCTTGTTGCAGAGCGCGATGGCATTGTTGAAGAGGCCGGAGTTCGCGTAATGCTCGACGGCCCGCTCGTAGTACGTGATCGCGTCAGGAACGCGCCCCTGGCGCAGGGCGAGGTCACCGACCTTGTTCAGAAGCGCGACATCCACATCTTCACCCGCCAGTTCGCTCTCCTCAATCGCCCTCACGTAAGAGGCGATCGCGCGATCGATCTGTCTCAGCTGCTCGAACTCAGCCGCCTTCTTACGGTGCTTCGCGGCGCTAGACATGAGTGCGAGAATGACTCCGAGTTGCTGGACGAACGACGCGTCGACGGGCTCGCGAGAGAATCGTGAAGACGTCGGGGCGGAAGCTGCGGAAGCTAGGGTTCACGCGGACAGGTGACAAGCACGCCCGCGAGCCCACGCCACTCGACACAGACGCTCGCCAAACCAGTAAGGCAACGCTCGGAAGTCGTCAGCGGCGTGCACCGCGATGTCGGCACGGAAGCCTTCCCGCAGTTGGCCGGTGTGCCCGGCCAACCCCAGTGCCGCAGCCCCGTTAACGGTGCCGGCGAGCCAGGCCTCCGATGCCGAGAGGCGCAACTGACTGACCGCGAGCGTAAGCACCAAGGGGAACGATTGCAGCGGCGACGTTCCGGGGTTCAAGTCCGTCGCGACGGCGATCGCGACACCGGCGTCGAGCATTGTCCGCGCGGGGGCCTGACGCCCCGTCCCAAGAAAGAGCATGGTCGCGGGCAGCAGGGTGGCGACCGTGGACGAGGCAGCCAACGCGGCAATCCCTTCGGGCGAAATGGCGGCGAGATGATCGGCACTGACCGCCCCCAGCGCAGCGGCCAAGACCGCCGCTCCGCCATCGTGCAGCTCGTCGGCGTGCAGCTTCAGGCGCATGCCATGACCACCTGCTGCCTCGAGCAGCCGCCGCGTTTCCGGCACTGTGAACACGCCCGGTTCGCAGAACACGTCGGCGAACCCCGCCAGCTGCTCGGCCGCGACGGCGGGATAGAGCTCGTGGATCAGGCACTCGATCCACGCCGCCCGCCCATCGAGGAGCTCGCGATACTCGAGCGGCACTTCATGCGCGCCGAGGCAGGTCGCGACGACGTTGAGCGGACCGGCGTCGGCCAATCGAGCAATCACCCGCAGGGTCCGCAGTTCGTCGTGCACGGTGAGTCCGTACCCGGACTTGATCTCCACGGTGGTCACGCCGCCGGCGGCCAGCGCACGCAGCCTCGGCAGTGCGAGAGCGTACAACTCCTCATCGCTGCGCGCGCGCAAATCCCGAACCGAGGCGTGAATGCCGCCGCCGCGTCGGGCGATTTCGAGGTACGGAACACCGGTCGCACGAAGCTCGTGCTCGTCGTACCGCGCGCGCCCGAACACGGTATGGGTGTGCGAATCGACGAACCCGGGGGCGAGCACGCCTCGATCGCAGTCGATCTCCACCGCATCGGGATATCGACGGCGCAGCACGGCGTCGTCGTCCACCGCGACGATACGTTCTCCCTGCACCGCCACACCGACGCCCACCTGCACCGCCGCATCCTGCATCTCGGCACCGCGTCGCGCGCGCGCCGGACCGGCACAGGTGACCGTCTGCGCAGCATTCACGAACAGTGTGACCGTCTCGTCGTCCGTCCTCGGTGATTCGCTCATGCCATCACATCCCGCACGCGCGACATCAGGCGAAGCGGTGCCTGCGCTTCGCCGCGGCAGGCATAGAAGCACGCATTGCAGTTGATCGGCTCGTACCCCTTGTAGTCCTGCCAGCGCCCATCGGGCTTGAAGTCAGGACAGCGGCGCACCAACCCTTGCGGGTCGATATGAATCGTGGTCGAACCGCTGCGACAGGGCTCGGTCATCTCGCCGCGTACGTAACGCGGAATCTGCTCGAGATAGTAATCCGAATTCGTGATGACACCGCGCTTGCGCTGCTTGTAGGCGAGCAGCTGCTGCACGACCTTCTCGAGCTCACGCTGCTGCGTATCGCCGAGCAGATAGTCGCCGTTGCCGTTCTTGAAGTCGGTGTACAGCGAAAAGTTCACGCCGCCGCCGAGCGCCGCCGCGCGCTCGACGATCGGCATGATCTGATCGAGATTGTCATTCTTGATCACGGTGTTGAAACGCACGCTGCCGATCCCCGCGTCCTTCATGCGCGGCACCAGATCGAGAATCTTCGCCGACAGACCTGGAATGCCGCGCGCGACGTCGTGGCGCTCATCGAGATAATCGAGCGAAATATTGAACTGATCGACGCCGGCATCCCACAGCGACTTGGCGCGGTCGAGCGACAACATGGCCCCGTGCGTGATCATCTGCACGTACGTGTAGCGAACGGCCTTCCGTACCGACGCGACAATCTCTTCGAGGTCCTTGCGCAGCGTCGGCTCGCCGCCGGTAAACGTGACGAGCATCGGCGAGAAGCGGCGCGCGATCTCGGCGAAGTCGCTCATTTCGCTGTGCTTCGCCTCGGCGGGCGTCTTCCAGTAGTCACAGAAGCCGCACTTCGCATTGCAGCGCATCGTGACTTCGAAGTTCAACAGCACCGGTCGATTTCGTGCGCGCAGCCACGCGTACTTCCCGAGGAAGATCGGCACGTGCCACGGACGATATCGACTCGACAACATCAGCCTTCCTGCATGGGGAGACGAATCCCTTCACGGGCCGCCGTTGCAATTGCGATGTCATAGCCGGCATCGGCATGGCGGGCCACACCGATGCCGGGATCATTGGTGAGCACGCGCTCGAGCCGTCGACGCATACGTTCACTGCCGTCGGCCACGATGACCTGCCCGGCGTGCAACGAGTTCCCGATGCCCACACCACCGCCGTGATGGAACGAGACCCACGAGGCGCCGCTGGCGACGTTGAGCAGCGCGTTGAGAATGGCCCAGTCGGCGATGGCGTCACTCCCGTCCCGCATCGCTTCCGTTTCGCGAAACGGTGACGCGACACTGCCGGTGTCCAGATGATCGCGTCCGATAACGATGGGGGCCGACACTTCGCCTCGCGCCACAAGATCGTTCAGGGCGAGCGCGAACCGTGCGCGGTCGCCTTGTCCGAGCCAGCAGATCCGGGCCGGCAAGCCTTGGAACGCGATGCGCTCACGGGCGAGTTCGATCCAGCGACGCAACTGCGCATCGTGCGGAAAGAGCTCGAGGACCAATTCGTCAGTACGCGCGATGTCGGCGGGATCACCGGAGAGCGCTACCCAGCGAAACGGACCCTTGCCTTCACAGAACAGCGGCCGCACATACTCCGGCACGAAACCGGGAATGCGAAACGCATCGTCGATGCCGGCGTCGAACGCCACCGTGCGAATGTTGTTGCCGTAATCGAAGGCGATCGCGCCGCGGTCCTGCATCGTGCGCATGGCCCGTACGTGGTCTACGACCGACGCGGTAGAGCGCGCGATGTACGCGGCAGGATCCGACTCGCGCAACGCCGCGGCGTTCGCCAGCGACACGCCAGCGGGGACATAGCCCACCAACATATCGTGCGCGCTGGTCTGGTCGGTGACCACATCGGGGGTAATGCCGCGACGCACGAGCTCGGGCAACACGTCGGCCGCATTGCCGACTAACCCCACCGAGAGCCCCCGCCGTTCCGCTTGGGCATCGCCAAGCCACGCGAGCGCCTCATCGAGCGAGTGCGTCATGCGATCGCAGTAGCGCGTGTCGATGCGCTTCTCGATGCGTGACGCATCGACGTCGATGCCAAGAACGGCTGCCCCGTGCATCGCCGCCGCGAGCGGTTGCGCTCCACCCATACCGCCCAATCCAGCGGTAATCACCAATCTCCCTTCGAGCGTGCCACCAAAGTGCCGACTGGCCACCGCCCCGAAGGTCTCGTACGTGCCTTGGACGATGCCCTGTGAGCCGATGTAGATCCACGAGCCGGCGGTCATCTGGCCGTACATCGTGAGACCCGCGCGCTCCAGCCGACGGAACTCGTCCCAATTGGCCCAGCGGCCCACCAGATTGCCGTTGGCGATCAAGACACGCGGTGCGTCCTCGTGCGTTCGAAACACAGCCACGGGCTTGCCGCTCTGCACGAGGAGCGTTTCATCGTTGGCGAGCGTCTTCAGTGCGCGCACGATCGCATCGAAGGCCTCCCAGGAGCGCGCCGCGCGTCCCGTGCCACCGTACACGACAAGGTCGTCCGGCCGCTCGGCGACATCGGGGTCGAGATTGTTCATCAGCATACGAAGCGCCGCTTCCTGCTCCCAGCCACGGCACTGCATGGTGCTGCCGCGCGACGCACGAACTTCGCGCGGACCACTCGCGGGTGCCGCCGTCGGCGACGAGCTCGCGGTTCCGGTCATACAACGAATCCCTCGGTGATGGCGTCGAGCGCTCCGCCGGCCACGACGTCTCCCAAGCGTGTAATGTCAGGTGCTGGCGGTCGGTCGCCGGTGGCGCGCGCAACGTGCTGTCGGATAATGGCGTGCGCGCGCTCGACGGCCACACTGCTGCGCAACGGCCGACGATACTCGAGTGCTTCGGCGGCCGCGATCAGCTCGATCGCGATCACGTGCCGGAGGTTTCGCACCGAGCGCCGCAGCTTGGTAGCCGCGCCCATCGCCATCGGCACCACGTCTTCCTTGTTGCCGTCGGTCGGAATCGAATCCACGCTGGCCGGATGCGCCAATCCCTTGCATTCGCTGGCCAACGCGGCAGCCGTGACCTGCGCCATCATTTGCCCCGACTCCAAACCTGGAGAGCCGGCTAGAAACGGCGGCAACCCCTGATTGAAATCCGGATGCACGAGGCGGTCAATGCGCCGCTCACTGATCACCGCGAGATTCGCACAGATGATCGCCAGCAGATCGCTGGCCATGGCGACGGCCTGTCCGTGGAAATTGCCACCGCTCAACAACTCGCCGGTGGCGAGCACCAGTGGGTTGTCCGTGGCCGCGTTGAGCTCGCGCGAAATCACGCCACGGGCAAAGCGCAGCGCGTCGAGCGCCGGGCCGTGTACCTGCGGTACGCAACGCAACGCGTACGCATCCTGCACACGCGGATCACCGAAGCGGTGCGACTCGCGAATCTCGCTTCCCTCGAGCAGCATGCGCAGCATCGCCGCGGATTCCATCTGTCCCGACTGGCCGCGCGCCTCCTGAATGCGCGCGTCGAACGCATCGGGTGTGCCCAGCAGCGCTTCGAGGCTCATCGCCGTCGCGACGTGCGCCGCGTGCCAGAGACGGGTCAGTTCGGCGCACGCCAGCGACGCGACCGCCGTATGGGCCTGCGTGCCGTTGATGAGCGCGAGGCCCTCTTTCGCTTCGAGCGTAACAGCCGAGAGACCCGCCAAGGCGAGCAGCTCATGCGAAGGGCCTTCACGTTGCTGATAGCGCGCGGTGCCCTCTCCGATCAGCGTGAGCGCCAGGTGCGCGAGTGGAGCGAGATCGCCGCTGGCCCCGACACTGCCCTGCTCCGGCACGACGGGCCAGACGCCGGCGTTGAGCATGTCGAGCAACGACTCGACGACCACCGGGCGGGCGCCCGCGTACGCGGTCGCGAGGACGTTGGCGCGCAGCAGCATCATCGCACGGACCTCACGTTCCGGCAGCGGATCACCCACACCGGCCGCGTGACTCCGCACCAGATTGCGCTGCAGCGCCGCCAGCTGATCGCCGGCGATCGTGACCTCGGACAGCTTCCCGAATCCCGTATTGATGCCGTACACGGGCTCAGCACGCGCCACGGCGCGGTCGACGACGTCGCGTGTGACTTGCATCCGCGCCCGCGCCTCGGGAGCCAGGCCGACGGCAAGGGCGCCATCAGCGACCGCCATCACGTCGGCGATCTGCAACGAACGTCCGTCGAGCAGCAGCATCGTGTCCTGTCTCCGCGCCGGCAGCGCCGACGGTTCAGTATCCACTCGTCGACCGGTACGTCTGACGGTCGTAGTTGAACTTGAGTTCCGGCTGGGCCTTCAACGCGATGAAGAAATTGAAGGAGAAGCTGCCACTCGGCGTTTGCGAGAAGGCGAACACGGCGTTCCAGTCATGCAACTGCCGCTGCAGTCCCACCTGCTGGCTCGCGAACCGGGCACGTTCGACGTCGTACTGCGTGCTCCACTGCGCCGACCAGTTCTGCGTGATGTTGAACGACATCGTCGCAGAGACATTCTGCGTGGCCGGCTGGATGAACGTCGGCGCGCCGATCGCGCTCTGACCTGATGTCAGTCCGGTGGCCTGCGCACTTTGCGCGTTGAGCAGACACTGGTCGTATACGAAGAAGCCCAACGCGCGCTGCGGTTCGCAAAACGTGGCCGGATCATTCACGATCTGCGTGCCGCCACGCGGCCGTCGCTGACGCGCGGCATTGTACTGCAGATTCAAATTCCATCCGCCACCAGTGGGGAGCGA
Protein-coding regions in this window:
- the hutI gene encoding imidazolonepropionase; translation: MSESPRTDDETVTLFVNAAQTVTCAGPARARRGAEMQDAAVQVGVGVAVQGERIVAVDDDAVLRRRYPDAVEIDCDRGVLAPGFVDSHTHTVFGRARYDEHELRATGVPYLEIARRGGGIHASVRDLRARSDEELYALALPRLRALAAGGVTTVEIKSGYGLTVHDELRTLRVIARLADAGPLNVVATCLGAHEVPLEYRELLDGRAAWIECLIHELYPAVAAEQLAGFADVFCEPGVFTVPETRRLLEAAGGHGMRLKLHADELHDGGAAVLAAALGAVSADHLAAISPEGIAALAASSTVATLLPATMLFLGTGRQAPARTMLDAGVAIAVATDLNPGTSPLQSFPLVLTLAVSQLRLSASEAWLAGTVNGAAALGLAGHTGQLREGFRADIAVHAADDFRALPYWFGERLCRVAWARGRACHLSA
- a CDS encoding radical SAM protein, which produces MLSSRYRPWHVPIFLGKYAWLRARNRPVLLNFEVTMRCNAKCGFCDYWKTPAEAKHSEMSDFAEIARRFSPMLVTFTGGEPTLRKDLEEIVASVRKAVRYTYVQMITHGAMLSLDRAKSLWDAGVDQFNISLDYLDERHDVARGIPGLSAKILDLVPRMKDAGIGSVRFNTVIKNDNLDQIMPIVERAAALGGGVNFSLYTDFKNGNGDYLLGDTQQRELEKVVQQLLAYKQRKRGVITNSDYYLEQIPRYVRGEMTEPCRSGSTTIHIDPQGLVRRCPDFKPDGRWQDYKGYEPINCNACFYACRGEAQAPLRLMSRVRDVMA
- the hutU gene encoding urocanate hydratase, whose amino-acid sequence is MTGTASSSPTAAPASGPREVRASRGSTMQCRGWEQEAALRMLMNNLDPDVAERPDDLVVYGGTGRAARSWEAFDAIVRALKTLANDETLLVQSGKPVAVFRTHEDAPRVLIANGNLVGRWANWDEFRRLERAGLTMYGQMTAGSWIYIGSQGIVQGTYETFGAVASRHFGGTLEGRLVITAGLGGMGGAQPLAAAMHGAAVLGIDVDASRIEKRIDTRYCDRMTHSLDEALAWLGDAQAERRGLSVGLVGNAADVLPELVRRGITPDVVTDQTSAHDMLVGYVPAGVSLANAAALRESDPAAYIARSTASVVDHVRAMRTMQDRGAIAFDYGNNIRTVAFDAGIDDAFRIPGFVPEYVRPLFCEGKGPFRWVALSGDPADIARTDELVLELFPHDAQLRRWIELARERIAFQGLPARICWLGQGDRARFALALNDLVARGEVSAPIVIGRDHLDTGSVASPFRETEAMRDGSDAIADWAILNALLNVASGASWVSFHHGGGVGIGNSLHAGQVIVADGSERMRRRLERVLTNDPGIGVARHADAGYDIAIATAAREGIRLPMQEG
- the hutH gene encoding histidine ammonia-lyase; amino-acid sequence: MDTEPSALPARRQDTMLLLDGRSLQIADVMAVADGALAVGLAPEARARMQVTRDVVDRAVARAEPVYGINTGFGKLSEVTIAGDQLAALQRNLVRSHAAGVGDPLPEREVRAMMLLRANVLATAYAGARPVVVESLLDMLNAGVWPVVPEQGSVGASGDLAPLAHLALTLIGEGTARYQQREGPSHELLALAGLSAVTLEAKEGLALINGTQAHTAVASLACAELTRLWHAAHVATAMSLEALLGTPDAFDARIQEARGQSGQMESAAMLRMLLEGSEIRESHRFGDPRVQDAYALRCVPQVHGPALDALRFARGVISRELNAATDNPLVLATGELLSGGNFHGQAVAMASDLLAIICANLAVISERRIDRLVHPDFNQGLPPFLAGSPGLESGQMMAQVTAAALASECKGLAHPASVDSIPTDGNKEDVVPMAMGAATKLRRSVRNLRHVIAIELIAAAEALEYRRPLRSSVAVERAHAIIRQHVARATGDRPPAPDITRLGDVVAGGALDAITEGFVV